A segment of the Camelus dromedarius isolate mCamDro1 chromosome 34, mCamDro1.pat, whole genome shotgun sequence genome:
TTCAAACAGTTTCTCTTCAATTGTGTTGTTTGTGTTTTCCTGGCTGGCAAAGCCCTGATAGCCCCAGCCCAGATAGGCTATCTTTAGGGCTACGTGTCTTCGACCGTGAGCACTGAAATCAAATGCGCGCTTAGCTTTTCCAGCTcctgaagaattttctctaatGTTTGAGTCCTTGTTGGCCTGTTCTTTTTTAAGTCTTTGTACCTCCTGCTCCAGTTCTTGTACTCTTTTTAGGAGTTTCTCAGTCTGGATTCTGTCTGCGTCATTTTCCGCCATGATAAGAGAAACCCAGGAATCAACGAATCATAGAGGTCCACCCTACCTGAAAAGAGTAAACACATACAACAGTTTTGGTGCTGATTGCTTTGGTGATGTCAGTATCATTCCATTATATTCAAACAGTATCTAAGATTTAATTTGATGCCTAAAGGATACAGACCTTTGATTCTGACCAAGATCAAGCATTCAGCTTCATTATTATGGGTTAATcatccaaatatttttttccatcctgtCTGGTGAATTCACAGTGGAAGAGGAAGGTAGCATCAAAACAATATTCAGCTAGCATTGTTAAGATTTATGTAGTCAGACTTTAGGAAAAATGTCTGtagatttcatttctcttcttcatgagctGAGATGGCTGAGGACTGaaattattgatattttttccctaaaacatttccttttgacTTCTCATATTTACCCAGTCTTTCTAATCATAACATCTGTTTATGTGGAACATTTGTTATGTCTACTCCGAGTTTCTGTTGCTTTCCAACATTTCACATAAAATCAGTGGCTTGTATGTTACATCATCTAATACTCAGTTCCATCTTAAGTGTGGTATAGTGGAGCTAGCCTGATGAAAGAAACTTGTCAGTGATTGTACTTCATACTGGAAGTAGAATCGGGTTAAAATTTTCCTACTTTAAGCAGTTTTGATGGCAGAAAGAAGGTAATTAAGCATCGTGATTTGATGCATGTTCTGACAAAAGATTTCTGTACCTCTAGCAGTTAGAAATCAGTCTGGAAAATATAATTTCGATAATCAGTGTTGAAATTCCTGGCATATTTCAATAATCCGAGGACAACTATACTACGTCTTTGAACTGGGGACAGAACTAGACAATCTTTGCCTGATGGTTACTTTAGTTACAGAATATCATCCCCACGTCTGTTCAAAGGCTGTGTTATTTGAGTCTCAGTAGCTCATTTAGTTTTTTGCCCTTTGAGTTTCTATATCTATGATAGATTAAAAGTTCAAATGTAAAAAGTGAAACGttaaaagtactagaagaaaacatggaataACTTTCTTACAACCTTGAAGTAGGAAAGGCATTTCTAAGTAAGGTGCTGTAGAAAcccagaaaaccaaaaaatttgacTACCTAAAATTGTAAGTTTCTACCAGCAAAAAGTCAAGAATGAATAACaaactgggaagaaaaatttaatgATGGAgagtatttcataaatatataaatcagttTTAATACAAAGATCAGTAAGAAAAAAGCCCAGCAACCTGAGAGGTAAGTGGAAAAGAACAAGCATTTCATACAAAGAAGCTTATAAAtgtgtgaaaagatgctcaaatttACTCAGTTTACATAAGTGCTAATTTATATGGGAACTATTTTCTTTACCAAACTGACTGCAAAGATGAGAGGGTTTGATAATTTACGAGccggaagagaggaaggagagacgaGCTCTGGCACACACACTCAGTACAACTTAAGAGGGCTTTTGGCAGCAGCTGTCAGAATGGAGTGCACACATACCTTTGGCCCCACCTGTTCCATTACTAGAAACTTAACGTACACATATGTTTGCACAGGTATGtaaaaacttacaaaatattgtaacattttttaaaagcaaaagagtAAGTCTAAAATAAATTGGGGACGGactgaataaattatggtacatccatacattGGAATTTTACACACCTTTAAACAAAATGAAGGTAAGTCTGCACGTGCTGATGCAGCTGGATCACCAGGCTGTCTTTAAGGTTCAGAAGAGTTGTATTATATGCTCCTTTATGGTATAAAAATGTGCATATGAATATGGAAAGTTACtggagaaattataaaaaaaccACCTTTGAGAGTGAAACTTGGTGTTGGGGGAGGCAGTCCTTGCTTAAAAGTACCATGTATGTGTATTAGTTTTtcagtttaagaagaaaaatagtaGGGACACAGGAAATAGCGGGCAGTAGATACCTAATCTGGACCCAGTCAGGAAACTGGCATTGGGTGTCTGGCTGGTTGATTTGGGTACTAAAAGCTGTCAGTTCAGTGACAGGGTACTGGGATGAACATATTTAGCTTGGCAACTAATGACGCATTATTACTTAAGCATATGAAGCGTGTGCATGTATATTCCTGCTTTTGTGATGGTTTTTTGGATTAAATCACTATTCATGGTTAAGGACTCTGATGccagactgcctgagtttgaattccGGCTCCACCACCTACCTTGGTATAACCTTGGGCTATTTAATCTCTTAATGCCTCATGTTACTCATCTGTGAAAAGGAGATACTGAGTACCTATCCCacagttgtgaggattacatgaattaataaatgtaaagcaCAAAAAGTAGTGCTGGATACAGAAAGTGCCCCTTAAGTACAAGTTACATAATGTGCTCTAAGTATTGGGCCCCACCCACATCTTTAGACTCTGGAGTTTTTCTTACGCCAGAGCTCACCTATCCTCGGAGCTACTTAGGTGGCAAGACTCCCAGGCAGTAAAAGTGGGAGAGAGTAAGAAGAGAGTGGCAGTGGGAGCAGGTCCTCTTCTCTAGAGCTGAGCAAATGCCCCTCCAGACCGCTCCCACACTGCCTGTACTAATCTGTATTTCATTATGGATGTAACTGTTGTACTTATGACTGCCTTAGCCATTCTTTCTGCATGTGACCACGATAAAATAGTCCACAAGAAGGGAATGAACAGTTATGAGCTGGGAATTTACTATCAGAAAACTGATCAGTGTTTTCTCTTGCAGAAGGTCCTACAGTGTAGGGGAAGGAATGGATGAACTCGTGGGACCTGATGGGCAAAAATGGGCCAATATGGATCCAGAAGAACGAATGTTAGCAGCTGCTAGAGCTTTTACCCAGATCTGTGCAGAGCAGGGTGAGGGAGACGTCAGGAGAGAAGCCCAGTCCATCCAGTATGATCCCTACAGTAAAGCCTCAGTAGCCCCAGGAAAGCGACCTGCCCTTCCTGTCCAACTGCATTACCAACATGTAGAAAGTAACGCCCCTTCGGAAACGGTCTCAGAGGGCTCCCAGAGGCTCCGGAAGCCGGTGATGAAGAGAAAGGTGCTGCGTAGGAAACCAGGTGGAGAAGTATTAGTGACAGATGAGTCGATTATCAGTGAATCAGAGTCTGGTGCAGAAAGTGACATGGATGTCTGGGACTTACGACAAAGGCTGATGAATCTGCAGTTCCAGGAAGACAGGGGATCTCCAGCTGATAGTTCACAAAAATTTAATCTCCCACATGAATACCAAGGAATGTCTCAGGATCAGCTTTTTTGCTACctacaaagagaagaaatgggCCCTCCAGCTTATGAACAAGACCTGATTGTTGCCAGCCGACCCAAGTCCTTTATTCTCCCAAGGCTGGACCACTTAAGCCGAAACCGGAGCAAAGTAGACCGGGTAGCCCGATATTTTGAATATAAACGAGACTGGGACTCGATGCGGTTACCTGGTGAAGATCCTAGGAAGGAATTGCGCTGGGGTGTCCGAGAGCAGATGCTTTGTCGGGCAGAACCTCAATCCAAGCCTCAGCACATATATGTTCCAAACAATTACCTAGTACCAACCGAGAAAAAGCGATCTGCCCTTCGTTGGGGTGTTCGCTGTGATCTTGCAAATGGCGTAATGCCCCGGAagcttcccttccctctttctccttcttagggctttttttttttttttttaacctctctccTTTCACAGGATTGTTTGCGATAACCTGGTTCTTAatatctctccttttatttaaataactcaCCTGAAAGCCTATGGAACATAATAGAGTAAGGACCTTGCCCATCGTTGGTCTTTCTTAGGTATCCATCATATTGGTATCACATACAACTAAACTTCCGAACTACCACTGTCAAATCCAACAGCTCCAAGAGAAATCAGGCCAGAGAAAAACAGACCTGGCCTTTCTGTTTCGTCATTAAGCAAAGCCAACacaatttctgttttataaccCTCTAATCTTTGACCAATGTGAATTGCTGTTTTTATTGGTGTTTTTAAACTTGCTGGGCAGTAAGCTTATCcattaaagaattttggaaattTGTGAACTTGACCTTATTTTTACTTCAGTATTTCCCAAAGATAGTCTCAAACCTAGGTTATGATTCTGCTTGCAGTCATACTCCCCTTCATAATCTCACCAGCTAAATAAGAGCCAAAGGGAAGGAACAAAACCCTGC
Coding sequences within it:
- the HYLS1 gene encoding centriolar and ciliogenesis-associated protein HYLS1, with protein sequence MDELVGPDGQKWANMDPEERMLAAARAFTQICAEQGEGDVRREAQSIQYDPYSKASVAPGKRPALPVQLHYQHVESNAPSETVSEGSQRLRKPVMKRKVLRRKPGGEVLVTDESIISESESGAESDMDVWDLRQRLMNLQFQEDRGSPADSSQKFNLPHEYQGMSQDQLFCYLQREEMGPPAYEQDLIVASRPKSFILPRLDHLSRNRSKVDRVARYFEYKRDWDSMRLPGEDPRKELRWGVREQMLCRAEPQSKPQHIYVPNNYLVPTEKKRSALRWGVRCDLANGVMPRKLPFPLSPS